One window of the Dendropsophus ebraccatus isolate aDenEbr1 chromosome 12, aDenEbr1.pat, whole genome shotgun sequence genome contains the following:
- the LOC138769409 gene encoding uncharacterized protein, producing the protein MAQAAEGAFILHGRKAALREKPYEFLSNTQKTTSTHNLSFQGSSNNRRLHGSRGGGLSFSDESNGNTLSSYAKENLTIDDLEKNLRKLKVQVDSLASSLNFESKRSNTNMYDWPKNMDDSLYDDLHDPHPASDWFSTSNHLGKPHETYSAVQSSGLPSFSKFSFSRPAAGSAYSELNSTSSSLTPSDVAYRESIPTKLGAPHIVGVKSLLPPKIPVRSRSPERSRISTVRGRSQSLDRSHSFSPASKKARWLRSRSQSPKPIWRPNSAKANACAQPPPRLKSSGKTSSSNRQSRSRIYRPGTLVTRSFTPPRKIKSSLSYSWSPYSIPSSSISAPTAEDISDRFLKTLAGADVGMSVLEASPYQQELTRLRLERLRVEEELLLEIKRQQELERTRGPKPKWYEMKNSQFHYEARKNNELLKTSKDYQSIFNYRQDLAVSSKDFQEHFKERHLEPV; encoded by the exons GAAAGCAGCACTCAG AGAGAAGCCATATGAATTCCTCAGCAATACGCAGAAGACCACAAGCACCCATAATCTTAGCTTCCAAGGGTCCTCGAACAATCGAAGATTACATGGCAGCCGAGGTGGAGGACTCTCATTTTCTGATGAGTCAAACG GTAACACACTGTCTTCATATGCCAAAGAGAATCTCACCATCGATGACCTGGAGAAGAATCTAAGGAAACTCAAGGTACAGGTGGATAGTTTGGCTTCTAGTCTCAATTTTGAAAGCAAAAGATCAAACACCAATATGTATGATTGGCCGAAGAATATGGACGACTCCTTGTATGATGATCTCCATGATCCACATCCGGCCTCTGACTGGTTTTCAACATCAAATCATCTCGGCAAACCTCATGAAACATATTCTGCCGTACAGAGTTCTGGGCTACCATCGTTCTCCAAGTTCTCCTTTAGCCGTCCAGCTGCCGGCAGCGCTTATTCAGAATTGAATTCCACCTCTTCATCTTTGACCCCATCAGACGTTGCTTATAGAGAGTCCATCCCCACAAAGCTTGGTGCTCCTCATATTGTTGGAGTCAAATCTTTATTACCCCCCAAGATCCCTGTACGTTCTCGTTCTCCTGAAAGAAGTAGAATCTCTACGGTAAGAGGAAGATCTCAGTCCCTGGACCGTTCCCATTCATTCTCCCCCGCCTCCAAGAAGGCCAGATGGCTGAGATCACGTTCTCAATCGCCAAAACCCATCTGGAGGCCAAACTCTGCCAAAGCCAATGCCTGTGCTCAGCCTCCACCAAGACTGAAATCCAGCGGCAAGACGTCTTCTTCCAACAGGCAGTCACGCTCACGGATCTACAGACCAGGAACTTTGGTTACGAGATCCTTCACTCCCCCGAGGAAGATCAAGAGCAGCCTGAGCTATTCCTGGTCTCCTTACAGTATCCCATCATCTTCAATATCGGCACCAACTGCAGAAGACATCAGCGACAG ATTCTTGAAGACGCTAGCAGGGGCAGACGTGGGAATGTCTGTATTAGAAGCATCGCCCTACCAGCAGGAGCTGACACGGTTACGACTTGAGCGGCTCCGCGTGGAGGAGGAATTGCTTCTGGAGATTAAAAGGCAGCAAGAGTTGGAAAGGACCCGAGGACCAAAGCCAAAGTG GTACGAGATGAAGAACTCTCAGTTCCATTATGAAGCTCGTAAGAATAATGAGCTGCTGAAGACGAGTAAGGATTACCAATCAATCTTCAATTACCGCCAGGATCTCGCCGTCTCCTCCAAGGATTTTCAGGAGCACTTTAAGGAGAGACACTTGGAGCCGGTGTAA